In the Triticum aestivum cultivar Chinese Spring chromosome 2B, IWGSC CS RefSeq v2.1, whole genome shotgun sequence genome, AAAATCTAAAAAGAATGCAGTGCAGTGTACATGTgtggtgagggaggggcgatgacggcggcgcgccttcgccttgtgttagtgcttgtagtcgtcgctaagtGTCTATGAAttttggatgtaattttttattatttctggtatttgGTGTACTATAATGATTGATGATGAATAGATTAGaagttttacaaaaaaaaaattCCTATTAGAGTCCAACTTAATAGAATGTTTGTTTTACGTTGACGAGGAGAAATAAAATTTTAACCTCCATATGAAATTTTATTTTTGCAAAAAGCTTCAAATTATTGTTGACATTCATTTTTTGGTGAAGTGAATTATGTTGATATTGCATATATGATAAGACTATTGTTTTTGCGCCCATGCATGAAAGGCCCTACAAAATATCCTTTTTTTTGGAAAGTCCATGTGAAGTTTAAGCATCCCAAAGGTATGATTTTTGCGGATCAGGATCCTAACACTAGTGATGTTACAACAAATGACGCGTGGGGCCAAGGTCCACATGACAGCGAACGTAACAACAATGTTGTTACAGCAGAGGATCTCAACCTCTTTTCTGCGGCATCAAAAGATGTTATCAGATCCTCACAAGCAAAGATTATTCCATGGCTTTGGCCACACAAACTTAATGGTGGGCATGCGTCACATGGAATTTTCATTTTGACATGAAAAGCACTCCAATCCATATCGTACCGAGCATCCAAAATACCATGGCAAATGTTTAGTACTTCTCGAAACAGAGAAAATGGTAGACATAACAAATTAAAAAAATCTTTTGGAAAATTCAAGAGAAGAATGTACAACATTTTTCTTGAGTCATTCAACAATATTACAATAATATATTTTTGAGAACAAAAACGACAGTAAAAATAACAGACAGGGCGACGTACAGCGGCACGGGCCCAGGTCCTACCTAGCCCACGAACGGCCCGTCCATGGCAGAAACCCTACCCACCAGGTCTCGCTCCACTTACACCCCAAATTCCGAAGCTCTGCCCAAACCCTCTGTTTTTCCTCTCCTGCCAGTCCCCACATCGCCTCCGCTCCCCGCAGCGCAACCCAGGCGATCCGCGCCGGCTCCTCCCCGGCGCTTCAGGtcgacccccccccctcccacccccctccctctctccctccttcTACCCGCCCGGCTCGCCTCTCTTCTCCTCGCCGCCGTCGGGCCCGACCGATCCGTGGGCGTGCGTCGTGCGTGCTTATTCCCGGCTTCTGGGGGGCTTAGGCTGCGCCGCTTGTTGATTTAGGATTCGGGGGACGCTTTTTCTTTGTTTGTTTGGAGAACGCTTGTTAGGAGGCACTTGTGTGGATTATCTGAGAACCAGCAATCGGTAGTAGGATGCTAGGGTTGCCGTGCTCTCTCTCTTAGCAAGGTTATTATTGCATAACTGAAGTTCGTGCTCTCCGTCTTGGGCAGGAAAAATGGCCGAGCATCTCTTTGAGGACATCTTCCACGTGACCAGGATCGACCCGGATGGCAAGAAGTTCGACAGAGGTATTTGGCCCTGGCTGTTATGCATGGTGAATTTACAGTTGTACTGCGCAGTGCTTTGCTCTGCCCAAATCATGCTGATCATTTATGCCTGTCCATCTCTTGGAGTTAGTTTCTGTTAGCAGTTACATAGCAACATAATTTTTCACAGTTTAagaaaaagcgctaggcgttaattgtgggttttgccaccgccttgcgctcttctgaccaaagcacatgcttatgcACAATTATGTGTAGATTAAGCGCTTGGCCTTTTGAGGTTTTTACTTTGGAATTCATGCCTGCCCAGTTCACAGTGCTCTGCAATGTTTGGATCCTGGACTGTTAACACTTAACGTCATAGCGACGCTTGTGCAACCTCGTAGCTGCAGATGATTATACTGAACTGAAACGTTTACCTTTCCACATCGGTGTGCAGTTAATCGCATTGAGGCTAGAAGTGAGCAGTTGGAGATGTACATGCAATTAGATATCGCTACCGATGTCTACCCAATGCATATGGGTGACAAGTTCACCATGGTTTTAGCTCCGACACTGAATCTGGATGGGACTCCAGACACTGGCTACTATACACAGGTAACATTACCTTATTCTTCTTAGAAGCTGATCATGAGATAATTTGGCAACTGAATGGCGTGAACGTGGCTCATTATGTGTGACAGTTGCCTAAAATGTTGTTATTGTCTTACATGGACTTGTCTTCATGGAGGACCCATGTTTAGGGGCTGATACTCAGGAAGCTCATGTTATTTCTTTCCTCCTTTCAGGCTGGTAGGAAAACACTTGCTGACAAGTATGACTATGTAATGCATGGAAAGCTTTACAAGATTTCAGAGGACAATTCCAGCAAGGATAAAGGACCTACTAAAGTGTATGACTTCTCTGAACTCTAGATTAGTGATTTTGTGTGGGTTTTTAATCTTCCAGgatttgatttatgtgatatgtTTGAGTAATATATGATTTAATGTGAGATCGATTTCTTACTTCCATATAGCCAATGAAGAATTTGCCTTATAACCGTGTTGCTGAAGCTCGTGAGTTTGAGAGTACATAATGATTCTCTTATTTTCCCTTCAGCTCCTTAATCCTGGCTTCTTAATGCATCTTCATATAATCCTGTGTGGGTGGGGGAGGGGTGTTGAGATTGCTTGATGCGCGTATTACTGAGTAACTTGGTGAATATACTCCAATATAAAGGCTGTTGTTTGAGATTGCTTCCTTTTGAGTGTTACTGAGTAACCTGATGTATACATGGTCAAAGATAATGGGTGGGTGGGGCAGTTCAAATTGCTATGTGAATGTTACCTAGTAACATGGTGTATATACATGGTCCAAGATAAGGGGTTGGTTTTGGGATTGCTTAATTTGAGTGTTACTGACTAGCCTGATGCTATATACACGGTCCAAGATGAGGCTCGGCTGCTTTCCCTCAAAATGAATGTTATCGCAAATGAGATAATGCCATGGGCTGTTCCCATGTGGAGATCTTTGGTGCAACTCATAGACTCATACAAAGAGCAAAGTTCCATCCGTTGAAGGGCTGATTGAAGGATTTGGTTTTACATATTTGATATTCCAAGTTTATAGTTTGTACTTACTAgaaatattcttaaatatttgCAAAAGGAGCTCATTTTTCTTATGAAACAGATGAAGCAAAATTTATTGATAGGTGTGTTGACGGTCTTTTCTTCTTTTTGAACCATATAAGCATGCTTGGCTAGTTGTATTATGTGAATCACACATTCACACCATGCAGTACAAGTGCAACTAAGAATGCCTATTTTTATATCTCAAACCGACCCACACCTTTTACACCTAGTGGCTACTTCTCAACCAAGTAATTTTACCAATTCACTCGTGCAACTGTTCTAATGATCTTACTCACTTTTTCCTCTCTCCAGGGAGATCTATGCATCTTTTGGTGGCCTCCTGATGTTGCTCAAAGGCGATCCTTCAAGTGCTGCTAACCTCGAGCTGGATCAAAGGCTGTTCCTCCTCATCCGAAAGGTGTAAGCGTGGCATCTACCGGATAACCAGTGCTTGTAGTTCACTCAGGGCTATACTGAGCCTGTGATCGTTTGGATGCTAATCGCCCTACACCCTTATGTACTCTTTTGGCGGTAATGTTACTCTAGATTGGTACCATGGCTTCTCTGTAGCACCAGTCACTTATTCTTGCCCCCCCCCTGGAGTGCATTATGCGTGTGACTAATGTATGTCATTGATGTTCCGCGTAAATTATGATGCAGCATGAACGTTATATTTGGTAATAATTATTATCACTGTGTGGATGTGAGGCTGGTGGTCTGGTTCTACTGCATCTTTGCTTGTCTGAACTTGGCGCACCCATATCTTCAACCATATCTCCTTCAGGTGATCGACGAGTAAACACCACATGTAGGGTAGCTGTTGCAGTGTTGCGTCCATTTACAGGTTTGCATCGGCAAGAAAGTTGTCATGCCGTTTTCTCCCTGCCCTTCACGAGGACAGGAAGTTGAGACAAGTCTTAAACAGGGGATGCAATTATCCATGAGCCAGTAAATGGGTCTCTTATTGTATGGCCGATCAGATCTTTGAATTTCATCAAACATGTGCCCTCCTTTGTACTAGTTCTAGAAATCAACATGGAAATTTTTCAACATGATGTAAAATTAGAAGAATGCGAGCGAACAAATTTCGGGCACGGTCATAGTCAAGATCGCGGCTTGCTCTTGGCGCATCCATCTAGCTACTCCACCCATGGTACAAGACGCTAAAAAGCTACACAGTCGATATGATGGTGTATATTCCCCGGTTTCATTCATTCATTCCCGGTATCCTTGCTGTTACTGTCACATGTTTCTTCTTCCCCCCTCAACAAATCCATCCTACATAACGAGATGATGAAACGGCACCGCCTTGCGGCGCGGCGGTGCATCGATCGACGGACGACGGCGGGCGATCACTACTCGGAGCCGTCTGGTTGTTGCTGCTTCTGGTCGCCGAAGATGCGGGTGCGGAAGTCCTGGACCATGAGCGGGAGGCCGTTGCGGAGCGCCACCTTGGGCTCCCACCCGAGCAGCTCCTTAGCCTTGGTGATGTCCGGCTTGCGCTTGTGCGGGTCGTCGGCGGTGTTGGCCCGGAACTCGATGCGCGCGTTGGGGTCGATGGTGTCCTGCACCACCTTTGCCAGCTCCAGCATGGTGAACTCCCCCGGGTTC is a window encoding:
- the LOC123043727 gene encoding DNA-directed RNA polymerases II, IV and V subunit 8B, producing MAEHLFEDIFHVTRIDPDGKKFDRVNRIEARSEQLEMYMQLDIATDVYPMHMGDKFTMVLAPTLNLDGTPDTGYYTQAGRKTLADKYDYVMHGKLYKISEDNSSKDKGPTKVEIYASFGGLLMLLKGDPSSAANLELDQRLFLLIRKV